DNA sequence from the Fusarium verticillioides 7600 chromosome 2, whole genome shotgun sequence genome:
GAGGATATCATGAAAGACTTGATCTAGAGTGAGGTTCTGGTGTTGTAGGAAGTACTCATGATTTAGCACCTAAGAGCAGTAAACCCCCGCGACCCGCCCCCGCGCAGCAATTAACCTGGGCTGCTATGAACAATAGTATGAATGGTCTCGGTCTTCCCCCCCGCAGCCAGAATGTCCATTATAAAGAGCACGTAGCTATGGGTATCCAATGCgctccatctcttccagtGGAAAAGGCTGGCTTGAGAGGAAAATAAACCTCGTGACTGAAGTTTATGCTGATGAAACTTTTAGTGCCGTCGCCAAAAAGAATTCCATTTAAATTATTATCCGATGTTGAGTTTGGCCCCACGATGTGTCCCCGCGATCCGATCCGAGTACCCCTCACTAACATGGGATCCAACGCGCACAGAGAAAGTCTGTTAGCAAGTCAGTCGAACTAAAGTATTCATTGATTAAATTCCTCAATCACGTTGAAAATACCCGACGGATAATGAAGCTTCTTTGAAATTGTAACTATGGTCTTTTGAGATTTCTGAAATCCCTCTTATGTATATCATGCCATGTCTTGACCGTTTCTTCGATGTGCACGAGAAccattcttccacttcaCTTCCCCAACCACCTGAGTAAATTAACTGCATACAGTATCCGTCACCGTCCTTGAACAATATACGCACTGTGATTGCTTGACTTTGGACGCTGAAGAAGCCTCGTCTCGTTTATCCCGTCGTTAAAGACGAAGGTTCTTCGTAAAAGGAACCACCGACGGCCTTATTCTACTCCCTAACGCTCAgtgtcttgttgatcaatgACGATTAGGATATTCAAGACCGAAGAGAAATATTTGCGTTTACAACAAATTATTGTCAAACCGAAAAAGTGTGCGAAGAGAGGCAGCCAGCCGGCTTCTACCACAGCCAGCACAGCACACTCATGCATATATCTAACTCGCGTACATGAACTGAACTTTTACTTTACTCACAATGGCATTGCCACAACCGATGATCCGGATGGCTTCAGAACAACAGCCCATCGACAAGAGACACGTCTTATTTTACCCCTCTCAATGAGTAAATGGGCCCAGACCTCTCAGTAAGGGTCTTTGATAGATACATACAATACGATATGTATGTAGAGGCACACATGACATGACATCAGCTCGAGCTAGATTCAATCACACGCGACGCGGCAGGGCCATACGGATAACAACCGTTTTGGCACTAGGAAGTAACCTAGTGCGAAGCCTGAGCCTGTGAGGGTGTTGCGGCAGCTGTAAGGCGTTTCTACAGCGCACTCGAGAATGTCTGTCTAGTCGGGTCGGGTGACAGGGCCAGACATGGAAGGGGAAGGGCCTGATTATCAGTTGCTGCAGCGTGTGGGCTTCACCGCTGCAGAGGCgggttggtggtggtggtgggtgGTCCGAGGTTGTTCTCGTCAGATTCTGGAAGAGTCAAGAGTCAGAGTCGAGGGTGAGTGAATCTTGTTTTGGTGCAGACGACCACAATGATCAAGGCGAAGTAAGTACCGCGGATCAGTTTCCTTTAAGAGAATACAGTACACCCTCGTCTCGGTTACCAGCTGTATGTACTCTACAGTAGCTGTATCTTGCCGGGTCGTCCAATGCCTGTAGTCCAGCCCTgtcaaacttgtcaagcctGTTGGAGTCTGTGTTCTGTTACTGTTGATACCAGAAAAGTTGCAGGTTGCAGGTTGCAGAATCCCAGTTTTTGATCATCCCTGCCTATCCCCAACccttttttcttccctttcttccctTCGACCCATGACGTGGAGTATCTCATCCACCTCGTGGTCCTCTTGATTGGACTTCCACTCTAACCTGCAGCTTGGAAGCCACTTTTGGCCAGGGAAGCGGTAAGGCCTTGACTGTGTCTGTCTCGGCTTTACTACGTACATAATTACgactgactgacttgacttggctgACTTGACTCGACTTTACTTatgtaccttaccttacccTGACTGaactctccctctctccctctgcGCAGCTTGCACGATTCGCATTTGCTTTTTCctacacatacatacataacTTCGTCATATAACATACCTCACATATCTCTCCCATGTTTGTCTTCCATGGCTGCGAAATCCCCAGAATTCACCAACCAACGTGACCTATATCAACCAAGATACGCTTAACACCCACACGAGTTTCAATTCACCTCAAATTCTCACCCCAAGCGCCCTTGACGACGATCCACGCTTGTCACTCACCTTGCATTCTAACTAAATGCTACATCCTGAAACCGCggctctcaacaccaattTATGTTCACCGCCCGCCATGGACAATACTCTCACAAGAAGTCACAGTTTGAAGCCTCCCAGGCGCAAACTCCAAAAACCTGACCCGAAActcaaaagcctcaacaAAGCTAAGCGCGGTTCTACCGACTCGACCATGTCTAGCCTCAGCCCTCAGAGCACTATGTCTTCACCGTCGCAACGGCAAATTCAGAACGGCGCTCCCGATTTGAGCGATTCAAAATGGGATCATTATCTTCGGCCAAAGACCGTCTTTGTGCCCTCATTTTCAGAGCCCGAGGACCATCTTCAGCCAGAGATCAATTCACCATATgaacctcctcagcaacaccaacagcaccatCAGTACCAACATGAGCCTGAACCCGAGCCGCCGAGGGCGTTCTTCAGTTCCCCCCCCACGAAGACAGTCTTCTCAGCGCCAAATCCCGGAATTCCACCATTTGACCCTCCAGGATCACCATCCGCGACCATCATTGGAcagctcttctctcccttcgACCGCATCAACTACCTCGACATCATCTATTATGCGACGCCAGGCCAAAACACCCGTCTTTCGAATCGGACAACTAGAACAGCATGCACTTGCGCGCAAGGCGAAGGATGTGCCGGAAAAGACATCGAGTGCTGAATTGATCGCTGATCAATATAATGCTGTTCTCGAGTCGAGAGATGGTCCCCCAGCGCTGGACTCACAATTACCATCACGGGCATCGACATATTCATTCGACGATACCCCTCTTCAAATATCCCCCCACGGAGTCAAGCGACAGAGTTTACGGTCCTCAAATACGTATTCATCCATGACGGCTATACCCCGTCAGCTGAGGCCCAGACTCAGGTCAGCAGCGACTCATGATACGAATGTGGCTGCGGTTGAAGGAGACACTATTTACTTCAAGCCATATTCATtctcaccaccgccatcTCCCGATCAGACCCCCGGAACACCACGAGGTTCTTGGACAGATGAATTCCGAccaccttcatcatcggGGCACTCATTCCAGGAAAATATCAGCCTTCAAATAGCGCTCGATCTCCTCACAAGCGAACTTTCATCGGTTGTGTCAGGCCGACCACAGCGAAACGGACAAGATACCGCAGCACTGCAGGTCTGGGTTATGATCGAGGCATACGAGAGGCTACGCGATCAACTAACACGACAACAATCATCAAACGCGGAGGCACAAAAAGTGGCAACCATGTTCGACTGCTGGTTGGCCTCCCTTTACTCGATCCATTCCTCCCTCACAGAGAGCACATTGCCCAGTCCCACAGAATATGCAGGACTAGAAGAAGATTTGGATTAGACTTGAGACAGACATGATGTACACGAGGACATGTGTACGCAAATAACGAAACATTATGGTTACTGGCGTTATGGGCGCGGCCAGGGGGAATAGCCTGGCATTGGATAGGATAAGATAGGACATGACAGGACCAGGCAAAAGCGGCTGGAGCTGCAGATGGGATAGGATAGGATTGGTTGGGAGATACCTGGAGGAACTTGTTTTTTAGTTACTGCACTTTGAATTTACCCTGATCAATTGAGTTTTGGTGCGTATCGTTGCATGTGAGTGAGTTATGATTGAAGACTATCAGCACTGCCACGTTGTAAAGTGCAGATCATTAAGCTAAGAACAGGAACCAGGAGCCGAGGGTTTGAAAATAGATTtcatgatggtcttgacgtTTGGGTTGCATCAACTTGATTGTGGCGAGTTGACGATGCTGAATTGAGAATCGCATTGTTGAAAAGAGTCAATGATCTTCCAGGTGTACGCGGACACATTTATAGGTATCGATACCACCATACCTTGATGATAGTGGTAACTATCAGTAGCTTCGAATATAGTACAAGGCGGTTCTATCCAGAATTGGTTTAGCTACCTATACTTTGCTTGTGCTGAGTTAGGTAAACTTTATCAACGGCGGCTGTATGATTGGATTGAATGACGTAGATGCATTTTGCACTGCAAAAGAGAAAGGTTTcagcatcctcctcacctTAGGAAGACATTGATGGGATTAATCAGTAATAAGTCTGTAGAGACTTAACATACCAAGATACAAAATATAGACAATAGAAGACGTAGGGTCCATAGGAGAATAATGTAATGTCTGCTACCTATCTACGTTGGTGTAAGAGTGATGACCCACCTAACCTAGCTCACGTCAACTTACGCGATGCGTGAACTGCCATCATCTTTCAATAGGCACATAACGACGAGATGCTACTAACGTCACCGACCAATTTCACTACGCAGCTTCAATAATACATCATGGACGACGACTACGGTGCAGATGACGAGCTCCTCGCCGCTATGGCCGCAGCTGATCCCACGCCTGCCGCACGATCAATTCAACAACCCAAGCCTACGAGAATCCAGCAACCTACACCCCAACGTCTAGACAAagcaccaccagctgccTCCAGCGCGCGTAAGGTCGTTCAGCCAACACCGCAGGCTCTACCTCAGAAGCAGGCTGGCTCAAGTATCCTGGTATCTCCGCGCCAGCGAGGAAATCCTGTTCTTACGAGCATTCGATCTATGCCATGGGAGTACAGCGATATCCCTGCTGACTATGTCCTGGGATTGGGTACTTGTGCTCTGTTCCTGAGGTATCTTTGCGCATCTGTCTATATGTTATCTTGATACTGACCCTTCTTAGTCTCAAGTACCATCGTCTGCATCCCGAATACATCTATACACGAATACGTAACCTTCAAGGCAAATACAGCCTGCGCATACTCCTCACAATGGTCGATATCCCCAACCACGAAGCCTCCCTGAAAGAACTATCAAAGACATCACTTGTCAACAATGTCACCCTAATCCTCTGTTGGTCCGCCGCTGAAGCCGCACGCTATATCGAGTTATACAAGAGCTACGAGAATGCTACATTTGGCGCGATCCGTGGCCAGCAACCGTCCAGCTACGGCGAGAAGTTGGTAGAATTCGTCACAGTGCCAAGAAGCCTGAACAAATCAGATGCGGTCGCCGTAGTGAGCAATTTCGGCAGTTTGAAGAATGCAATCAACGCTGATGCAGAACAACTCGGTATGCTCAACGGATGGGGAGgagtcaaagtcaagaggTGGCAGTCTGCAGTCGAAGAGCCATTCAgagtgaagaaggctgccaagagaGGCGCAAAGGCTTCAGATCGATCAGCAAGACTTGACCAGGCTTTGCCTCTTTCTCGTGTCCCTCTACGGGATATGCCCACCGCGGCATCATCTTCGCGACAATCTCCCGCCACAGACACACCTGCTGCAGAAAAGGCAAATGAGCCTGCATCGAGGCAATTCCAGTTTATGGACAACacggatgatgaagacgatgaagaagccatgctTGCCGCTGCTATCgaggcttccaagaagacTGCACAGACAGAAGAGGCCACTCGTGCGAGCCAGACTGATAAGGACGAGCAAATCAGTGGCGGTATTGCTGCTGCATTGGCAAGACTGCGAGAGAATGATTGAACCATTTTACTCTAATCTGATCCGAATTCTTGTCGTCCTAGTATCTGATTCCCGAAACCCCATAGAACGGCACCACACTATACTCTACAGAACGCCAACGAACTGCATACAGTTCAATCACGCCAGAAAGGAACATCGACTCTCAGATCGCTCACGATCGTCTGCTACCAAGGAGATCTGAATCGTCTATCCGGACAAGGAgtcatcaatggcagcatAGAAATCTCTAGGCTGGGGAATATACTTTGACCATTGGAGTGTGACTATTCCAGGGCCATTACGAGCATCTGCTCAAGAGATCAGACAACGAACATCAGCTGGGTAAACAATCTAAGGCCGCGTTGAGCCATCTGAATCATGGAAAGAGGAGCTCTCGATCTGCCAAAGTCTACCCTCTATGTTTGAGTCCTATAACATAGAAGCGCCAATAGATAGCTCATCCGGGATCTATGATCATGAAAGTTGGCATTTAGTTAAACGAGGTCGCCACAAGATAAATGTACAATAGGGCCGTGGGAACATGAGATATCATACAGCCTCACTCACCTTAACTTTCCGTACATATATATCAACCAATTTAGACCTACTGTCATTATTGAGTTGTTCATAGAGTCACTGTTAACAGCATATCATTCACCACTTGAAATACATATATCACATCTCAGGCGAACCTCGGAGCAACTTGTATTATTCATTTTGGTCCAGAGCTGAGAATATCATCCTTCTAGCTATAATTTCTCGTCGATTGACTTCAGGTCGTAAATATGTACTTCGAGTCATGCTCCAGTTGTTCCATGCTTAGGCGCCTCCATCACGCTTAGCAtactcctcctccatggCCTCGTCATAAATTCGATCggcctctttctcctcttcagtcttgggCCTTGTCACGCCTGCGCCAGTGTTTGCGCCTGCACCGGTAGCAACGCCAGTGCTGTGATTCTGTTCTTGTTGCGGGGTTTGAGGAGAAGTGGTTGTTGCGGGTTCTGAGAAAGCGGGGAGACCCATGATGTTTGATTGTGAGGGCTTCGTGTTGTGTGATAGGTCAGAAGAGAAAAACAGGGTCGAAACGAATAAAAATTGTATCTTTTGAAGCTTTTGTCAAGATTTGTAGTTGTCACGATGAATGCCCAAGCCTGAAGGAGTCTCTTATACTTGGTGTGGCAACGGTGTGGCGAGTGAGGTACGTCACCTGTGGCTCAAGCTACCGTGGAACCAGGAGTAAGGAATGACCTCCCAGATGAGAAAGAACTGAGGATCAATTCTAGACTCTTGGTTGAGCTCCGTTTTGACCCGTTGTGACAAGCCAAGAGGAGCTGGTCCGGGCTGGCAGTTTACCGTTGTCAGAGTAAAGCTTTGATTGGACACTTGATGCAAACTCGGGCCATTGTCGATCAGGGTCTTATTGTGACATCATTTCGGAGGCTTtattcttctcattcttaACAAGCTTGCTTACAAGAAGTGGAAATTAATTTGTAAACTTCTACAAAGTTACAGTCTTGAGGAGAATGAAGGTGGTATACAAAATCACCGCAGTGTACCTCTCATCCAGTTGGATGCCATCAGCTCTGACTGAGCCTTAAAACAAATCAGGGTATTTACATCTGCGAACATGTATCGCTTCTCCAGATTCCAAGGTCTTTTTTACACCCAAGCTAGAATTCCCGAGCTTCACCAATATCGCAAACATCAAATACACCCACCTCGGGTAGGCCTCTCTTTCGTAGAGCTgtcttcagcatcttggGTGGTTCCAGAACTTCCTCCAACGTGAGCGCCCACGTGCCCCAGTGAATTCCCATTGCACGCTTGCATTGTGTATCGCGGAAGATCTCAACGGCGTCTGCCGGGTCCGCATGCACAGGCGAGAATGCCACACGCGGATGATAGGCACCAATTGGAATCAGGCCAAGGTCAAAAGGTCCCCGGAATTCGCCAATCTGTTTGAACTGAGGGCATCTCGGAAGATGATCATATTCGGCACTGTAGTCATCGGTCCCAGGAGGGAGACTTGGGACTGATCGGTAGCCCGTGTCgccaccaaaccaaaccGACTTCTCTCCAGATCGAACACCCCACGAGCACCATAGGGTAGTGTCGCGATCCCACATGGTTCGCGCCGAACCGTGCTGACACGGCAAAGCCATTATCCTTGCGCTGATCTCGCGGGGACTGTCCCCATCCTTGACTGTGACAGTGAGGTCGGCATCCTCCCACCAATCGAGCTCAGTAACATGGTTGATGCCAGACTTGCGGAACCATGTCTCCAGACCCAGACCAACAAAGAATTGTGCGTCTGGGTGATACTTCTGGACCTCGAGGATGGAAGAGTGTGAAAGGTGGTCGTAATGGGAATGGCTAATGCAAACAGCGTCAATGATCGGAATATCTTTGATATCGCATGGCTTGGGTGTATATCGCTTTGGTCCCATGAAGTCGAATGGAGAGCATCGGTCCTCGAAGACAGGGTCGAACAGAACGCGCAGGCCAGAAGGGAACTCGACGTAGTAGCAAGCATGGCCTAGCCATGTTGCGCGGATCCTATCGCTTGTTTCGCGCTCGGTATTCCACTGTGGCTTTACCACTGGCACAGTTGGGGGAGTCAAATCGGGGTGCTTCATGTCGCCAGTGAAAGTGGGCCTAGAACGATATCATCAGTTTCTGGAGGACGAAGCGCTTTTGACAAGATAAAGTCCTCACATACCACCAGACTCTTCGCACCATGGTACCGAAGTTGGGACTGTATGCATGTGAAGGATAAGGATTCTTGAAGCCCACTAGAGAGCCACgcttgaggagatggtgagGGTTGGAAACAGCTTCATCTGGCAGAGCTGATCGACCCGGTATTTTGGATACGGCAGTGCTAGAGGCGATAGATCCTCCAGATGAGCCAGGTGCATTCCTTGTAGCCAGCTCCGGAGGCTTCAATTGAGCTGAAGCAGCAGTTGCGGttggagccatgatggaggaggatgctgaggaaaAAGTTGAGTATGCGgaagcaaaagccaaggGTTTAGTATTTTTCGTTGATCCAAAATGATAACTCAGTTGACGGATCGTCAAAGAAGTACGCGGCATGTGTTAGCTATGTCCCAAACCGGAGGCTTCGGACTTTAGCAGAGTTACAGTTGCACGAGGTAGGGGTTGATTGGACCAGGGCAACGCAACAAGCAAGATTATTTGGCATCCATTGATGAAGGGGAAGACCAAGAGAGAtgaaaaaggaaagggagagaagagagaagatgaggaggtggtggagatGTAGACGTCAGGTAAAAAATATGGAGAGACagggcagaagaagaggcagaggcagaggcagagacagagacaagagagagagagacgCTGAGAGAGAATGGGTGAAGGAGCTATGACCTTTGGAGTCTAGGCAAGTACACTCCTCGGGACCAACAATGGAAGCATCATGGAAGCTACCGAGAACTAACTTGCCGAGATTAGCACTAGGTAGGGTCCATGGCCATGAAAGTAGACGGGATAAAAACCTGGCGGAGTTAACACTGAATGTTGGGCAGTTATGCAGCTGAGACACGAATATGATACATATTCACAACAGCAGCCAGTAGATAGTCTAAGCAATACTCACTCAACGGCTCATACTATGGCATACTAGGTATTCATCCAATCTGTAGGCAGCCTGAAACATGACAATCAcaagttcttcagcttcatcatgatgcctCACTTTTTTCATTCATAACTCCATCCCCCAACTCAATATATGCCCTACAGGGCCTTGGCGGAGTTTGCATCACTTTCCCGCTCGCAAATTACAACCCCCCGACTCCCCGACCGGGGCAATTAAGTGGATCTTCCGAGGGCATCCGGGGGAATAAACGAATCCGAATGCAACAGAAGCCTTCTATTGTATCCTGGTCTCGTTCTAGCAAGCTTCTGATCCATAGACTCTACTTCGTATTATTCACTCCAATATCAAAGCTCATAAGATATATTATAATACGACCCTACAGAAAAGAGAGTTATATCTACTGAGTACTCACGAATCATTGCAGTCATCGAGCTAGCTACCCCTGCTGGCATCTTCGGGAACCCCCTGACAAGGTGCTGACCATCCTTGTCGCCGCCATGTGGTGCCCATGCCTGCCATGCTACGCACGTTGTCGTCAGCTTATTATGTATTGCAACATTGATAATCGAGAAATAACATCGTTGTGCTTTTTCCGTAACTAGAATTTTCGTAATCAAGGCCAACTATATCGGATAGCCTCGTGGTATCTTTCCTAAAAACACCAAAGCAAACCACCAGGTATCTACCATTACTAACATGTCATAATGCTCAAACCCGCGTTCATCAAAAGCATGTCCACCAGAGATGGAGCATGTATGTATACTTGAGACAGTGACCAGTCAGACGAGATTGTGTCCAACCGCTCTCACTCATCCATCAGTCGACCAATCATGAAGCCAAACGCCATAAAACAAACCAGAAGGCCGCCCGAAACATTAATCGTCATCATAAGCGTCTCAGAAGATTGCTTCATGCATAGCTCTCATCACATATCCATTTGTCGAGTCTCCTCACCCATCTCGTCACTACCGAgctccttctcgagctcgtctGCTACAAAGCCCTCGTAGTCATCGAGGTTCTTTTGGACATgaatcttgaacttgatgacATCGTTGAGCATTCTGTCAATCTCCGTGTGAAGCTCTTCTCGGAGAGCGTTGGCCTGAAGCACAAGTTGCTCGTATCTGTTTGCCCCGTTAGTACTTGCGACTTCAGTCAAGAGCGCTTGTTCACTTACTCAATTGTTGTGTTGATCTCACGCTGCTCCAGAATTTGCACATTCTCAGACAAGCCAGCTCGCATACGTGACAGttccttctccatcttctcaatgtGTGCGTCAGAGGCCATCTTCTGTGCTGTCGACACCTCTTTCGTTCTTTCATACTCCTCTTCTGCTGCTCGAACACGGTGGTTGAGTGCCTCCACTTCACTGCGCCTGTCTTCGATGGCCtccttgatgccatcaagcagATCGTGATCCTTCATCATTTCTTCCATCGCTGCTGCTCGGCGATCTGAGATTTCCTTGCGCAGCGATAGGAAGCTGTTTCGGATTTGTCCGCGAAGGTCCAAGTTGAGAATATGACCTGCTTGGTATCCAGTGGTGGCGTCAACAAGGAGACGGTCCGCAGACGATGGGCCTGATGACCCCTTCAAGTTGGTAGAAGTGTAATCCGAGCTATCGGCCACCATGACCTGGAGCTCAAACTCCCTGCCCTTGGCGTTGGCTGCCGTCGAAGGGATTAGTGCAATCTGATACGCCATTGTGTTGTATCGATCCACCATTTGCTCCAATTCATCTAGTTTTCGGCTCGCCTCAGTCTCTCGCTCCGTCACCTTCTTCTTTACTTCCTCCAGTCGTTGGCCAGCTGACTCAATGCCGCGCTGCAATCGCTCCCGCTCTGCAGTCATGCGGTCAATATCCTGCATGCTGATTCCTTGGGCATCCACAGCTTTTTGTAGGCTTCGTCGCTCCTCGTCGgcctcttgaagctcttccATGAGTTTGTCGAGCTCTTCTTGAAGGACTTGAGACCGGCTCTCGTACTTCTCGGACCTTTGCATTGCCAGGGCATTATACTCCTCAAACTTGATcttatcctcctccataATCTTGAAGTGGTTGTCAAGAACCGCAGGGTCGGGTGTCGACTTTTCCAAATCCTCGATTTCCTTAAGAAGTCGTGCGTTTTCAGCTTCTAGCATTTCGAGTTCTGATGTGTATTTGGAATTTGATCGCTCAAAGGCGGCTGCCATGGATTGAACATGGGGGGCCAAAACACgttcagcctcttcatcacccaTATCCTCGTCCATGGCCAACCAATCCCGGTAACCATTACTGAggaagtcaaagatgatgcgGTCACCACTAACGTCAATGCCACTCTCCATACAAGCCTCATCGTATTGGCAGTTCACATAGCCGTCGAGCATCTGTGCGAGTTGCATCATCCagtgaagaaggccaaggaatGTACTCCAGTTCTGACCTCCGACAGCAGCAATCTGACTCTTTGTGATACTTCTTTCGAAAGGATATCGCATTTGCTTGAGTAGAGGAGGCACTTCCTGGTCGATATTCTTCTGGAACTTATGGCTGGGGTCTATACGATGATAGAGCCACTGGAACATGTAGTTGAAATCCTTCTGCGTCGGCGATTTGAGCACATTTTGCGAAAGAACATgcttcatctccatttcGAAGTTGTGTTGGACCATGTATTCTAAAATTTCTTGTCCAATACGAGCTTGAAAAGATCGATCTTTCAGGGGTCGCGGGTCGCGGGGTACACCAGCTGGGGCAGGCGTAGTTTGAAAGAAACTCTGGTGCGTCGTTGGAGGAGCGGTAGATTGACGAGGTCGGTACACGCTGCTGCGCCGATCGCCATCAGTGGAAGCTCGTGTTGTAGGATTTGGTGTGAAGGCGGAGGCTTTAGGCGCAAACGAAGAGCGCTTCACCGACGAAAGGCCAAGGTCAGCAAGATTGGTTCCAGATGACGATCGTTGGAATAGAGGCTGGTTAGGTCGTGGCATGGCAAGGGATTGCCTAGATCCCGACATGGAACGGACATGACTGCCTGGGTAATTGCCGCCAATATTGGAGCTGGATCGCTTCATAGTCGAACCAGGCTGCGGAATGGCGCTGTTTGCATTAATACCACCAAGGGTCTATGGTGTAGGTTAGAATCAATATTGCTTTAGGGTGATGCGCGGTAATGGCGGTCTACCAATTGGGCGCAAAAGCTGGTAGAAGATATTCAGTATTCGTACCTCTCTGGGTCTACGGACGCTCCAAAGGCCCGTATCTTGGGACATGATCTAGTGAAAGGGGAAGCAGGCGACTGCAATGAGGTGCATGCGCAAAGCAGGCGACTATCGTGAGTTGTTGTATACGCGGAGGGGTCGTCGTGAtaatgttgttgatgtaaAGTGGGATGTGAAAATGCAGAATGGCGTAAAGTCAGGTAAAGAGAGTAGGGTAGGGGAGATTAGGCGTTACAGAAGTGTTGCTCGGGAGGAAAGTAAACAAACCATTAGCTCAGCTTGATTGGTCACTAACTTCTGTGTTGTCTCTGATGGAGTAACGGTTGAGTTGGCAAAAGTGGGACATTCAATTAAGTAAGATTACACGTGATCGCATCTGCAGCCTCAATCTGATTGTGACGGGAACCGTTTGCGGTACGTACCAGTATCTCGGCAGGTCAATTGGGAGAAGCCTCGGTACAGACCCGGTCACGCTTCCGACTGCACGCCTCCACGTTCTTGAAGTCCACGGTCCGGCCTCCGCAAGCTGAACTAGCACATGCATTTAACgttcccatcatcatcgctcaaGTCCCTTCAGGAGTTTCTTCTACAACTTCTTCCCATTGCGACTCGGGTTATGTGGTGAGAGCCGTCTGACGGCTAagcatcaatcatggctATTCGCGAGGATCTCGTATCCTCTGCAGTAAGTTGACCTACTCCCCCAGCCACCAAAGCTACCGGAATAGAACCCAGCAGATGCTAACTCCTGAAAAGACCCAATGTCAGTATTGACTCCGATGCAACCATGACGAGTGCGCCGGCTAACCTATCGCAGTTCTCCAGGACCCAAGTGTCGCGTCATCCTCCGTCGAGAACCGCATCTCATTCCTTCGAAGCAAGAACCTGACCCAAGAAGAAATCGACGTTGCGTTGGCACGAACAGGCGGTAGCgcacctccagctcccaaCGCGCCTTACCCCAGCGCTCCCGCCGGCCCTCCTCCTGGTCAACAATACTATCCCCCCTATCCACAGCATGCCTGGCAACCACCGCCACCTCCTCCCCGTAGGGACTGGAGAGACTggttcatcat
Encoded proteins:
- a CDS encoding DNA excision repair protein ERCC-1 translates to MDDDYGADDELLAAMAAADPTPAARSIQQPKPTRIQQPTPQRLDKAPPAASSARKVVQPTPQALPQKQAGSSILVSPRQRGNPVLTSIRSMPWEYSDIPADYVLGLGTCALFLSLKYHRLHPEYIYTRIRNLQGKYSLRILLTMVDIPNHEASLKELSKTSLVNNVTLILCWSAAEAARYIELYKSYENATFGAIRGQQPSSYGEKLVEFVTVPRSLNKSDAVAVVSNFGSLKNAINADAEQLGMLNGWGGVKVKRWQSAVEEPFRVKKAAKRGAKASDRSARLDQALPLSRVPLRDMPTAASSSRQSPATDTPAAEKANEPASRQFQFMDNTDDEDDEEAMLAAAIEASKKTAQTEEATRASQTDKDEQISGGIAAALARLREND
- a CDS encoding kinetochore protein NDC80, which encodes MSQDTGLWSVRRPRETLGGINANSAIPQPGSTMKRSSSNIGGNYPGSHVRSMSGSRQSLAMPRPNQPLFQRSSSGTNLADLGLSSVKRSSFAPKASAFTPNPTTRASTDGDRRSSVYRPRQSTAPPTTHQSFFQTTPAPAGVPRDPRPLKDRSFQARIGQEILEYMVQHNFEMEMKHVLSQNVLKSPTQKDFNYMFQWLYHRIDPSHKFQKNIDQEVPPLLKQMRYPFERSITKSQIAAVGGQNWSTFLGLLHWMMQLAQMLDGYVNCQYDEACMESGIDVSGDRIIFDFLSNGYRDWLAMDEDMGDEEAERVLAPHVQSMAAAFERSNSKYTSELEMLEAENARLLKEIEDLEKSTPDPAVLDNHFKIMEEDKIKFEEYNALAMQRSEKYESRSQVLQEELDKLMEELQEADEERRSLQKAVDAQGISMQDIDRMTAERERLQRGIESAGQRLEEVKKKVTERETEASRKLDELEQMVDRYNTMAYQIALIPSTAANAKGREFELQVMVADSSDYTSTNLKGSSGPSSADRLLVDATTGYQAGHILNLDLRGQIRNSFLSLRKEISDRRAAAMEEMMKDHDLLDGIKEAIEDRRSEVEALNHRVRAAEEEYERTKEVSTAQKMASDAHIEKMEKELSRMRAGLSENVQILEQREINTTIEYEQLVLQANALREELHTEIDRMLNDVIKFKIHVQKNLDDYEGFVADELEKELGSDEMGEETRQMDM